The Diaminobutyricimonas aerilata nucleotide sequence CCGGTCCGCACTCGCGGCCGGGCGGGCGGGTCAGCCGAGCAGCTCCCGCAGCTCGGACTCGGCGGCGGTCACGCGTTCGGCGTCGATCGTGACGCCCTTCTGGTACAGGTCGACGATGCGCGGGTCGACGTAGCTCGAGCGGGCGATCGACGGGGTGTTGTTGAGCTCCTCAGCCGCGTCGCGCATCGCCTGCGCGAGAGCCCTCGTGCGGGCGGTCTTCGTGTGCTCCGGGCCGTGCTTGGCGAGGCTGATCGCCGCGGCGATCGTGCCGTGCAGGGTGCGGAAGTCCTTCGCGGTGAAGTCGCCCCCGGTGCGCTCGCGCACGTACGCGTTGATCTCCTCGGCCGAGAGCGGATGCCAGCCGCGCTCGTCCTTCCAGGCGAGCAGGCGCGCGTTCGGACCGCGCCGCTTCAGCAGGCGCACGACCTTCGCGAGATCGGGGTCGCGGATGTCGGACTCCCACTCCTGGCCGCTCTTCGCGGGGAACTTGAGTTCCACCGTGTCCCCGTGCACCACGGCGTGCGCGCACAGCAGCGTCGACAACCCGAAGCTGCCGTTCGAGTGGGCGTACTGCTCTGACCCCACCCGCAGGGACCCGGTGTCGAGCATCCGGAACGCCGCGGCGAGCGCGCGATCGCGCCCGTAGCCGTCCTCACGCAGGTGCATCGTCACCTGGCGCCGCGCGGCGGTGAGGGTGGCGGCGAGCTCGAGTGCCCGCTCGTACTTGACGCGGTCCTTCTTCTCCCGCCAGAACGGGTGGTAGATGTACTGCCGCCGACCGGCGGCGTCGGTGCCGGTCGCCTGCACGTGCCCGTTCTCGAACGGGCAGATCCAGATGTCCTTCCACGCCGGCGGAATCGCGAGAGCGTCGAACCGCGCCCGCAGCTCGGGATCGCGCACCGGCTGACCGTTCGGACCGCGGTAGGAGAAGCCGCGTCCCGCGCGCACGCGGGTGTAGCCCGGCCCGTTCGTGTCGCTGCGGCGGAGGCGGGGCATGTCGCGAGGCTAGCGCCACGGATGCTGTGGGCACGCCCGGAGGGCCGGTCGCTCAGCGATTTCCCGTTCAGCACCCGGCGCCGGAACGACGGATGCCCGGACCTCGTGGTCCGGGCATCCGTCGTTCAGTGCGTTACGACCGGCTCTGTTCGCGGCGGCGACGCGCGGCGAGCAGGAGCAGCACACCACCGGCGATCAGCACGCTCAGCGCGAGCACGATCGAGGAGGCGAGCGTCACACCGGTCGCGGCGAGCGCGTTGCCGACCACGACGAACGGGTCGTCGTCGGCGACCGTGACGACCTCGCCGTCGCGGTCGAGCAGCAGCACCGGGGTGCCGTCGGGGTTCACCGACGGGTCGCCGGTCGGCACGCCGTCGTCGTCCGTGGCGGGCACCACGGCGTCGGCGATCACGTCGACACGGTCCTGGTGCATGCCGGCGCCGGCGATGAGGGTGCCCTCCGCGTAGAACGACTGACCGGGGGCGAGGATGCCCGTCCACGGCCCGCTCCTCACGAAGCTGTAGTCGGCGGGACCGCCGACCGGCGAGAGGTCCGCCGTCCAGTCGTCACCGATCTTCGCGCCCTGCACCGTGATGTCCGACAGGCGGATGTTGGTGAGGTGCGTGTTGCCGGTGTTGGTGACCACCCAGCGCACCTTCACGGTCGACCCGGGCTGGGTCGTGACCGCGTGCTGCGCGTCGTTCGCCGTGGTGCCGGCGGGCACGTCGGGCTTCGACGGGATGATCCAGTCGCCGTTGGCGTCCTTCACCCGCGGGTCCTCGTCGGCCCCGTTGTACTTGATCACCTGGATCGCGGCGGTGACGGCGTTGTAGTCGTCACGGTCGCTGACGGCGATGCCGGAGCCGGCGCCCACCGCGTCGACGCGCGCGCGGTCGACGTGCGGCTGCTGCGATCCGGTGACCGTGAGCTGCGCGGTTCCGGTGATCACGGCGTCGGGCGCCCACGTGGCGGTGCCGGCACCGAAGGTGTCGGCCCACTGCGCGGTCCAGCCGGTCGGGGTCGGCGTGGCGGCCACGGTCTCGCCGGTCGGGAAGGTCCAGACCAGCTCGCGGATCTCGCCGCCGGCGAGGTTCTCGTCGGTTAGCGTCACCGCGCGCAGCGGCTCGTCGCCCGTGTTCGTGACGGTGAAGACGATGGTGCGAGTCTCGCCCGGCGTGTAGAACTCGGCCTCCGGCATGGTGTCGGCGTCGTGCTCGATGGTGGTGCCGTCGCCGTCACCCTTCTCGATGTCGACGAACGGTCCCTCACCCGTGCGGGCGTTGAACGGGTCGTCGTCGTCGACCGTCACCGGGTCGCCGTTCTCGTCGATCGCGACGATCGGGTCGCCTTCGGGGTCCACGGCCGGCTCACCGGTCGGGGTGCCGTCGGGGCCGACCTCGGGCTGCACGATCGTGCCCACCACGTCGACGGTGTCGGTGTGGTTGGTCAGCGCCGGCAGCGTGAGGGTGCCTTCGGCGAAGAACGAGGCACCGGGCGGCAGGATGCCCTGCCACGGGCCGTCCTCGACGAAGCTGTAGTCCGCCGGACCGCCGAACGCGGTCAGGTCGGCCGTCCAGTCGCCGTCGATCGCCGGGCCCGCGTCGGTCGTGTCGACGAGCGTGATGTCGGTGAGCGACGTCGTGCCCGTGTTGGTCACGACCCAGCGCACCGTGCGCGGCGTCTGCACCGGGTACTCGACCGCCTCGTCCGCCGTGTTGGCGTCCTGAGCGGCATCGGTCAGCGGCTTGGCCGGGATGACCCACTCGTCGCCGTCGCGGACGGC carries:
- a CDS encoding DNA topoisomerase IB, which gives rise to MPRLRRSDTNGPGYTRVRAGRGFSYRGPNGQPVRDPELRARFDALAIPPAWKDIWICPFENGHVQATGTDAAGRRQYIYHPFWREKKDRVKYERALELAATLTAARRQVTMHLREDGYGRDRALAAAFRMLDTGSLRVGSEQYAHSNGSFGLSTLLCAHAVVHGDTVELKFPAKSGQEWESDIRDPDLAKVVRLLKRRGPNARLLAWKDERGWHPLSAEEINAYVRERTGGDFTAKDFRTLHGTIAAAISLAKHGPEHTKTARTRALAQAMRDAAEELNNTPSIARSSYVDPRIVDLYQKGVTIDAERVTAAESELRELLG